From a single Calothrix sp. NIES-2098 genomic region:
- a CDS encoding ABC transporter-related protein translates to MAKFRDILHYFRPYWGLSIFSIAASSIYEIIDLVVPYAIGQILNVLSGQPLDKPLESAIATFSSLINYPVNQHLSLGVLLGIIFIVTVVKAPTQPWLTNWFHWDIPLRARREKSQAAIAKILTLPLEFYDENNPGRIAGRVARGVANHTWTYPEIAGQLIPKLMRVLGIFAIILLIDWRIATLYLISFVIILSFTLRDLKRLIWYESRLDKYMENTESRTSELITNIKTVKAFATEAKELKRQKQRLDRELTVVDYRIHKGYINLLTWQKALIQFCVFTILGLTLAATVGGKISLGHFVMTLTLSSMAYAELEPISNLAEVFARRYSSMLRFHEFLQEPVGSDADGLLNVENQAASPYQFTGKIELSHVSFGYDANRLVLEDINLLIEPYQTVALVGRSGSGKSTFVKLLLRYFEPQSGQILIDGQDIRTLDVGNYRRRLAIVHQEVDVFNGTLLDNLTYGRPNATFEQVQEACKIARVDEVVQNLPQGYYTVVGERGVRLSGGQRQRLGIARALLVEPDVLVFDEATSSLDYESERSIQLAMRSIQGTRTTIIIAHRLSTVREADKIVVLDRGRIVEVGSHDELLRHEGIYRRLHSLQETGELLS, encoded by the coding sequence ATGGCCAAATTTCGAGATATTTTACATTATTTTCGTCCCTACTGGGGGCTGAGTATATTCAGTATTGCAGCATCCAGCATTTACGAAATTATTGATTTGGTTGTACCTTATGCCATTGGACAAATTTTAAATGTCTTGTCTGGTCAACCGTTAGACAAACCATTGGAAAGTGCGATCGCAACTTTTTCTAGCCTCATTAATTACCCAGTTAATCAACACTTATCCTTGGGTGTCTTACTGGGCATCATTTTTATTGTCACCGTTGTCAAAGCGCCAACACAACCTTGGTTAACTAATTGGTTTCACTGGGATATACCATTAAGAGCACGTCGAGAAAAAAGCCAAGCAGCCATCGCGAAAATTCTTACTCTCCCACTAGAATTTTATGATGAAAATAATCCTGGGCGTATTGCTGGTAGAGTAGCAAGAGGTGTTGCAAACCACACGTGGACATATCCTGAAATTGCCGGACAGTTAATTCCCAAACTAATGCGAGTTCTGGGAATTTTCGCGATCATCTTGTTAATTGATTGGCGGATTGCAACTTTATATCTCATTTCCTTTGTAATTATTCTCAGCTTTACTTTGAGAGATTTAAAACGGCTGATTTGGTACGAAAGCCGTTTGGATAAGTACATGGAAAACACCGAAAGTCGTACTTCCGAGCTGATCACTAATATCAAAACCGTGAAAGCATTTGCTACAGAAGCAAAAGAACTAAAGCGGCAAAAACAACGATTAGATCGAGAGCTAACAGTAGTTGATTATCGCATCCATAAAGGTTATATTAACCTGCTGACTTGGCAGAAAGCTTTAATTCAATTTTGTGTGTTTACCATCCTGGGTTTAACTTTAGCAGCAACCGTCGGCGGTAAGATTTCCCTTGGTCATTTTGTCATGACCTTAACTCTTTCTAGCATGGCTTATGCTGAATTGGAACCTATCAGTAACCTGGCAGAAGTTTTTGCCCGTCGTTATTCTTCGATGCTCCGGTTTCACGAATTTTTGCAAGAGCCAGTTGGATCTGATGCAGATGGTTTATTAAACGTAGAAAATCAGGCAGCATCACCTTATCAATTTACTGGAAAAATAGAGTTATCTCACGTAAGTTTTGGGTATGATGCCAACCGTCTAGTTTTAGAAGATATCAACTTATTGATTGAACCGTACCAAACAGTAGCGTTAGTTGGTCGTTCTGGTTCTGGTAAGTCTACTTTTGTGAAGCTATTGCTGCGGTATTTTGAACCCCAATCAGGTCAAATTCTGATTGATGGTCAAGATATTCGCACCTTGGATGTAGGTAATTACAGAAGAAGATTAGCGATCGTTCACCAAGAAGTCGATGTCTTCAACGGCACATTGTTAGACAATCTTACCTATGGCAGACCAAACGCCACTTTTGAGCAGGTTCAGGAAGCCTGTAAGATTGCCAGAGTCGATGAAGTAGTACAAAACCTACCCCAAGGTTATTACACCGTTGTCGGCGAACGTGGTGTGAGATTATCTGGTGGACAAAGACAGCGCTTGGGAATTGCGAGAGCGTTGCTGGTAGAACCAGACGTGCTAGTTTTCGACGAAGCTACCTCCAGCCTAGATTACGAGTCTGAACGTTCTATTCAATTAGCGATGCGATCGATTCAAGGAACTCGCACCACAATCATCATTGCTCACCGTCTAAGTACAGTGCGGGAGGCTGACAAGATTGTCGTTCTAGATCGAGGAAGAATTGTGGAAGTCGGTAGCCACGATGAACTTTTGCGCCACGAGGGTATTTACCGCCGCTTGCATTCCTTGCAAGAAACAGGTGAACTTCTGAGTTAG
- a CDS encoding roadblock/LC7 family protein, whose amino-acid sequence MFVNGKTANLPIDSQTNDRQFLPTIIQEKPMINISMLQQVLQEFVSGTPNIQGAALVSPDGLALASVLPAEMDEDRTAAMSAAMLSLGERIGSELVRGTIDRIVVEGEKGFGIVVSCGPDAVLLVLANAAVKQGLLFLEVKRAVAQIAPLMA is encoded by the coding sequence ATGTTTGTGAATGGCAAAACCGCAAATTTGCCAATAGATTCCCAGACAAACGATCGCCAATTTTTACCAACAATTATTCAGGAAAAACCCATGATTAACATTTCAATGTTACAACAGGTTTTACAAGAATTTGTTAGCGGCACACCTAATATTCAAGGTGCAGCTTTAGTCAGCCCTGACGGTTTAGCGTTAGCTTCGGTACTACCTGCTGAGATGGATGAAGACCGGACTGCGGCTATGTCAGCAGCTATGCTTTCCTTAGGCGAACGTATAGGTAGTGAATTAGTTCGCGGGACTATCGATCGGATTGTGGTTGAAGGTGAAAAAGGCTTTGGGATTGTAGTTAGTTGTGGCCCCGATGCTGTTTTATTAGTGTTAGCTAACGCTGCTGTTAAACAAGGCTTATTATTTCTTGAAGTTAAACGCGCCGTTGCTCAAATTGCGCCTTTAATGGCTTAG
- a CDS encoding PhoH family protein has translation MAESLKIELPNIPSAIALAGDGEENLKLLSQQTGASLVLRGQDLHISGTPKQIDLASRLVRSLEDIWIKGNTISSADISTARQALDTHREGELQDLQRDILARTRRGEEIRAKTFRQRQYIDVLRKRDLIFCTGPAGTGKTFLAVVVAVQALLANQFEKLILTRPAVEAGEKLGFLPGDLQQKVNPYLRPLYDAINEFIDPEKVPNLMERGVIEVAPLAYMRGRTLNNAFVIVDEAQNTTPAQIKMVLTRLGFRSRMVITGDMTQTDLPLNQQSGLAVALHVLKNVEGIAFCEFSQKDVVRHPLVQRIVAAYEQYEK, from the coding sequence ATGGCAGAGTCGTTGAAAATTGAGCTGCCGAATATTCCCAGCGCGATCGCTCTAGCTGGCGATGGAGAAGAAAACCTCAAACTCCTATCCCAGCAAACAGGGGCTAGCTTAGTACTACGCGGACAGGACTTACATATTTCCGGCACACCAAAGCAAATCGATCTAGCTTCGCGATTAGTGCGATCGCTTGAAGACATCTGGATTAAAGGTAACACTATCTCTAGTGCCGACATTTCCACAGCTCGTCAAGCCCTAGATACGCATCGAGAAGGGGAACTGCAAGATTTACAGCGAGATATCCTCGCCAGAACTCGACGCGGTGAAGAAATCCGTGCCAAAACCTTTCGACAACGACAGTATATCGATGTTCTACGCAAGCGCGACCTAATTTTCTGCACCGGGCCTGCGGGAACTGGTAAGACATTTCTCGCTGTTGTTGTCGCTGTCCAAGCACTCCTCGCCAACCAATTTGAAAAGCTGATTTTAACTCGTCCTGCCGTTGAAGCTGGCGAAAAACTCGGTTTTTTACCTGGAGATTTACAGCAGAAAGTTAATCCCTATCTCCGCCCACTTTACGATGCGATCAATGAATTCATCGATCCAGAAAAAGTGCCCAATTTAATGGAACGTGGTGTAATTGAAGTTGCACCACTAGCTTATATGCGGGGACGCACCCTAAATAACGCTTTTGTCATTGTTGATGAAGCCCAAAATACCACACCTGCTCAAATCAAAATGGTTTTGACTCGTTTGGGCTTCCGTTCGCGTATGGTAATTACAGGTGACATGACACAAACTGATTTACCCCTAAACCAACAATCAGGTTTAGCAGTAGCTTTACACGTTCTCAAAAACGTTGAAGGCATTGCTTTTTGTGAATTCTCTCAAAAAGATGTCGTGCGTCATCCCCTAGTTCAGCGCATCGTCGCTGCATACGAACAATACGAGAAATAA
- the rps21 gene encoding 30S ribosomal protein S21, which yields MAEVRLGENESIDSALRRFKKKIQKAGILSEVRRRERYEKPSLRRKRKEEAARKGVRY from the coding sequence GTGGCCGAAGTTCGTTTAGGTGAGAACGAGTCAATTGACTCAGCTCTTAGACGTTTTAAAAAGAAAATTCAAAAAGCCGGAATTTTGTCCGAAGTCAGACGTCGGGAAAGGTATGAAAAGCCTAGCTTACGACGCAAGCGCAAAGAGGAAGCCGCACGCAAAGGTGTCCGCTACTAA
- a CDS encoding ribosomal protein S16, translating into MIKLRLKRYGKKREASYRIIAINSLARRDGRPLEELGFYNPRTDEVRLDVPGIVKRLQQGAQPTDTVRRILVKANVFEQVSATTAAS; encoded by the coding sequence ATGATCAAACTGCGCTTGAAGCGATACGGTAAAAAGCGGGAAGCGAGTTACCGCATCATAGCTATTAACAGCCTCGCTCGCCGCGATGGTCGTCCCTTAGAAGAACTGGGATTCTACAACCCCAGAACGGATGAAGTAAGATTGGACGTTCCCGGCATCGTTAAGCGACTACAACAAGGCGCTCAACCGACTGACACAGTCCGTCGCATCCTCGTAAAAGCCAATGTTTTTGAACAGGTCAGTGCCACAACAGCCGCATCATAG
- a CDS encoding signal recognition particle protein encodes MFDALADRLESAWKKLRGQDKISQSNIQDALREVRRALLEADVNLQVVKDFITEVEAKAQGSEVIAGVRPDQQFIKIVYDELVQVMGEENVPLAEVQGEPTIVLMAGLQGTGKTTATAKLALHLRKLDRSCLLVATDVYRPAAIDQLITLGKQIDVPVFELGSDADPVEIARQGVERARAEGVNTVIIDTAGRLQIDEDMMAELAQIKATVQPHETLLVVDSMTGQEAANLTRTFHEQIGITGAILTKLDGDSRGGAALSVRQISGAPIKFVGVGEKVEALQPFYPDRMASRILGMGDVLTLVEKAQEEIDLADAEKMQEKILSAKFDFTDFLKQLRLLKNMGSLGGIIKMIPGMNKLSDDQLKHGETQLKRCEAMINSMTRQERHDPDLLASSPSRRRRIATGSGYKESDVSKLVADFQKMRSLMQQMGQGQFGGMPGMFGGGMGNAFAGAGNRPAAPGWRGYTGNPAAKKKKKEKKKKGFGNL; translated from the coding sequence ATGTTTGATGCATTAGCCGATCGTTTAGAATCTGCCTGGAAGAAACTCCGCGGACAAGATAAAATTTCTCAATCCAACATTCAAGACGCTTTGCGAGAAGTTCGCCGCGCTTTGTTGGAAGCAGATGTCAACCTCCAGGTAGTCAAAGATTTTATTACCGAAGTCGAAGCCAAGGCACAGGGATCTGAGGTGATCGCTGGCGTGCGACCTGACCAACAGTTCATCAAAATTGTTTACGATGAACTGGTGCAGGTGATGGGGGAGGAAAATGTTCCCCTCGCAGAAGTGCAGGGAGAACCTACCATTGTGCTGATGGCTGGGTTGCAAGGTACTGGTAAAACTACCGCTACTGCTAAGTTAGCTTTACATCTACGTAAATTAGACCGCAGCTGCTTGTTAGTCGCCACAGACGTATATCGCCCAGCCGCGATCGATCAGCTCATAACTTTAGGTAAGCAAATTGATGTACCTGTATTTGAACTGGGAAGCGACGCCGACCCAGTAGAAATTGCCCGCCAAGGTGTAGAACGCGCAAGGGCAGAAGGCGTGAATACGGTAATCATCGATACTGCTGGGCGTCTGCAAATTGACGAAGACATGATGGCAGAACTAGCCCAGATTAAAGCAACAGTTCAGCCTCACGAAACCTTACTAGTTGTGGACTCCATGACTGGTCAGGAAGCCGCAAATCTTACCCGTACCTTTCACGAGCAAATCGGGATTACTGGAGCAATTCTTACCAAGCTAGATGGTGATAGCCGTGGTGGTGCTGCACTTTCAGTACGTCAAATCTCCGGTGCGCCTATTAAGTTTGTGGGCGTAGGCGAGAAAGTCGAGGCGCTGCAACCATTTTACCCAGACCGCATGGCATCGCGGATTTTGGGTATGGGCGATGTCTTGACCTTGGTAGAAAAAGCCCAGGAAGAAATTGACTTGGCAGATGCCGAGAAAATGCAGGAGAAAATCCTGTCAGCGAAGTTTGACTTCACCGACTTTCTCAAGCAACTGCGCCTGTTGAAAAACATGGGATCGCTGGGTGGGATCATCAAGATGATTCCCGGAATGAATAAGCTTTCCGATGACCAGCTAAAGCATGGAGAAACCCAGCTAAAACGCTGTGAAGCCATGATTAACTCCATGACCCGCCAAGAACGTCACGACCCGGATTTATTAGCGAGTTCTCCTAGCAGACGGCGACGGATTGCGACTGGATCTGGCTACAAAGAGTCCGACGTGAGTAAATTAGTTGCTGATTTCCAGAAAATGCGATCGCTTATGCAGCAAATGGGTCAAGGTCAATTTGGCGGGATGCCCGGAATGTTCGGTGGTGGTATGGGCAACGCCTTCGCCGGAGCAGGCAATCGTCCCGCCGCCCCCGGATGGCGAGGTTACACTGGCAACCCAGCCGCGAAAAAGAAAAAGAAAGAGAAAAAAAAGAAAGGCTTCGGGAATCTTTAA
- a CDS encoding peptidase M24 yields MVIHNAYSSLVDILRQRRQRLAQLIDFPVILWSGSSSPRNFAANAYPFRANSHFLYFAGLPLPNAAIRLEGGKLELFMDDPQPSSALWHGEMPKREEIAQIIGADATKPMAELEFLVAEAATIAVQDAATWTKQSQLLNRWVLPQNPPQGIDLELAKVVVALRLSHDEGALAELRKAAAVSVEAHKVGMAATPKAKREAEVRGAMEGVIIAHNMTTSYNSIVTVHGEVLHNEQYHHPLQPGDLLLADVGAETEMGWAADITRTWPVSGKFTSTQRDIYDVVLAAHDACIAKISPGVEYGDIHLLAATVIAEGLVDLGILKGNAQDLVELDAHALFFPHGIGHLLGLDVHDLEDLGDLAGYEEGRTRSDRFGLGYLRLNRPLRPGMLVTIEPGFYQVPAILNEAKQSSKYQNVVDWKRLSQFADVRGIRIEDDVLVTADGSEVLTAALPNQASAVEELIAS; encoded by the coding sequence ATGGTTATCCACAACGCCTATAGTTCTCTGGTTGATATTTTACGTCAACGGCGACAACGACTAGCTCAACTAATTGATTTTCCCGTAATTCTTTGGTCAGGAAGCAGCAGTCCACGCAATTTTGCTGCTAATGCATATCCATTTCGCGCTAATAGCCATTTCCTCTATTTTGCTGGACTCCCTTTGCCCAATGCGGCAATTCGCTTAGAAGGCGGAAAGCTAGAGTTATTCATGGACGATCCGCAACCTAGCAGCGCCCTTTGGCATGGAGAAATGCCCAAGCGTGAGGAAATTGCCCAAATTATTGGGGCAGATGCTACTAAACCAATGGCAGAATTAGAGTTTTTGGTAGCAGAAGCAGCGACAATTGCCGTGCAGGATGCGGCTACTTGGACAAAGCAATCACAGCTATTAAATAGATGGGTTTTACCACAAAATCCACCCCAAGGAATTGATTTAGAGTTAGCTAAGGTTGTTGTTGCCTTACGCCTCTCTCATGACGAAGGTGCATTAGCTGAGTTACGCAAAGCAGCAGCTGTGAGTGTGGAAGCACATAAAGTGGGTATGGCAGCAACGCCCAAAGCTAAACGAGAAGCAGAAGTTCGTGGGGCGATGGAAGGTGTAATCATTGCCCATAACATGACTACTTCTTATAACAGTATTGTCACCGTCCACGGCGAAGTTTTGCACAACGAGCAGTATCACCATCCACTGCAACCAGGCGATTTACTGCTAGCTGATGTTGGTGCTGAAACTGAGATGGGGTGGGCAGCAGATATTACCCGTACTTGGCCAGTTTCCGGTAAGTTTACATCTACCCAAAGAGATATTTATGATGTTGTGCTAGCAGCCCATGATGCTTGTATTGCCAAAATCAGCCCTGGTGTTGAGTATGGCGATATTCATCTTTTAGCTGCCACAGTTATTGCTGAAGGTTTAGTAGATTTAGGAATTTTAAAAGGAAATGCCCAAGATTTAGTAGAACTAGATGCCCACGCTTTGTTTTTCCCTCACGGTATTGGACATCTCCTCGGCTTGGATGTTCACGATCTGGAGGATTTAGGCGATTTAGCAGGATATGAAGAAGGGCGCACAAGAAGCGATCGCTTTGGCTTAGGCTACCTGCGTTTAAATCGTCCCCTGCGTCCCGGAATGCTAGTTACAATTGAGCCTGGGTTTTATCAAGTCCCAGCAATTTTAAATGAGGCTAAACAAAGTTCCAAGTATCAGAATGTTGTCGATTGGAAGCGTTTATCACAGTTTGCCGATGTGCGCGGAATCCGCATCGAAGATGATGTTTTAGTTACAGCAGATGGTAGCGAAGTGTTAACAGCCGCGTTACCAAATCAAGCTAGTGCTGTGGAGGAACTGATTGCTTCCTGA